One genomic region from Kineobactrum salinum encodes:
- a CDS encoding helix-turn-helix transcriptional regulator: MEISNTFCSEMTELTAHLRSDEFKSRFLRVMDRLIGVSHYVMFVFDKNHIEDLTASIVEEGGASKKLISRQAAIFMDKIRHRMWINPELLQHHDHKSANLETVYRYNPALDDDEERKKLFRSSNTREKVYMVDTRDNWFYLTSFYRGAQHAEMSDDKYQQLKPLFPLFNNLLILRHELRGIEEERHKIQLSLASMLKERGVEPFSRLSNRETEVCDRLLRGITSDGVAADLNLARSTVNTLRKRAYTKIGITSKSQLFALVINSHL, encoded by the coding sequence ATGGAAATCAGCAATACTTTTTGTTCTGAAATGACCGAATTGACCGCACATTTGCGGTCGGACGAATTTAAGAGTCGCTTCTTGCGGGTCATGGATCGTCTGATTGGCGTGTCCCATTACGTCATGTTTGTTTTCGACAAAAATCACATCGAAGACCTTACCGCATCCATTGTCGAGGAGGGAGGGGCCAGCAAAAAGTTGATCTCCCGGCAGGCTGCTATCTTTATGGACAAGATTCGACACCGCATGTGGATTAATCCGGAGTTACTGCAACATCACGATCACAAATCTGCCAATCTCGAAACCGTCTACCGTTACAATCCTGCACTGGACGACGATGAAGAACGCAAAAAGCTTTTTCGTAGTAGTAATACCCGCGAAAAAGTCTATATGGTTGACACGCGTGACAACTGGTTCTACCTGACCAGTTTCTATCGTGGGGCCCAGCACGCAGAAATGAGCGACGACAAGTACCAGCAGCTCAAACCGCTGTTTCCCCTGTTTAACAATCTGCTAATTCTGCGCCACGAACTGCGCGGGATTGAAGAGGAACGCCACAAGATTCAGCTGAGCCTGGCCAGCATGCTGAAAGAACGTGGTGTAGAACCGTTTTCCAGGTTATCCAATCGCGAAACCGAAGTCTGCGACCGCCTGCTACGAGGCATAACCAGTGATGGTGTCGCCGCCGATTTGAATCTGGCACGTTCCACCGTCAATACGTTGCGCAAACGCGCATACACCAAAATTGGCATCACCTCAAAATCCCAGCTCTTTGCGCTGGTGATCAACAGCCATCTGTAG
- a CDS encoding DUF3343 domain-containing protein encodes MTGDTLDGLISFFSSHYAMRASGVLRKCGIPAQLVPGPKELSPNCGVALQFSYNGRETVAALLTQHKIKVDQIHRYLPIDAGWPVTTSISPDI; translated from the coding sequence ATGACCGGCGACACTCTGGACGGACTAATCAGCTTTTTCTCGTCGCACTACGCCATGCGTGCCAGCGGCGTACTTAGAAAATGCGGGATCCCGGCACAACTCGTACCTGGTCCAAAAGAGTTGAGCCCGAATTGCGGCGTCGCGTTGCAGTTCAGCTATAACGGTCGCGAAACCGTGGCAGCACTACTCACTCAACATAAAATCAAGGTCGACCAGATACATCGCTATCTGCCCATTGATGCAGGCTGGCCGGTCACCACCTCTATCAGTCCGGACATCTAA
- a CDS encoding cytochrome c family protein: MNSEKQRSLIHLAIRNLVIAIMVLISLAWFAGMARAGDSGQLVAAGKEIYERPGSCATCHLADGSGNSAMNAKDLRFGPSPFDIHQALTSVPQMGPIGTMLKLDKEGLLALALYIHTLGEKEINSDVLADLRRTLTGITKDDRDAGFELTERDKMIDQISSFDTVIETWKRKAKSGNIKHGYETVVVNTWEPGKPKFKPQRGKTYFYLNTGNRGDMFGQGFGNGAGNAVTVGDAETLEVIAQGRLEPELRGSVHATGMTPDGRYGYIIGPSIKTENSEVAAEVKGAKGPMS, encoded by the coding sequence ATGAATTCGGAAAAGCAACGTTCACTTATTCACCTGGCAATACGAAATTTGGTCATTGCGATTATGGTATTGATCTCGCTGGCCTGGTTCGCTGGCATGGCGCGGGCGGGTGACTCAGGTCAGCTGGTTGCAGCCGGTAAGGAAATCTACGAAAGGCCGGGGAGCTGTGCGACTTGTCACCTTGCTGACGGCAGCGGTAACTCGGCCATGAATGCAAAAGACTTGCGGTTTGGTCCGTCGCCGTTTGATATCCATCAGGCATTGACCAGTGTTCCGCAAATGGGGCCGATCGGTACCATGCTGAAATTGGACAAAGAAGGCTTGCTGGCGCTGGCCCTCTATATTCATACGCTGGGGGAAAAGGAGATTAATAGCGATGTGCTTGCCGATCTGCGCAGGACGTTGACTGGTATTACCAAGGATGATCGCGATGCCGGGTTTGAACTAACCGAGCGCGATAAGATGATCGACCAGATAAGCTCGTTTGACACCGTAATAGAGACCTGGAAGCGCAAGGCCAAGAGCGGCAATATCAAGCACGGCTATGAAACAGTCGTGGTGAACACCTGGGAGCCGGGAAAGCCTAAATTCAAGCCCCAGCGGGGTAAAACCTATTTTTATCTAAATACCGGTAATCGAGGTGACATGTTTGGTCAGGGCTTTGGGAACGGCGCCGGCAATGCGGTTACCGTCGGCGATGCCGAGACGCTGGAAGTCATTGCCCAGGGTCGTCTCGAACCCGAGCTACGCGGTTCGGTACATGCTACAGGCATGACCCCCGATGGAAGGTACGGCTATATCATTGGCCCCTCGATAAAAACTGAAAATTCTGAGGTAGCCGCTGAAGTGAAAGGTGCCAAGGGGCCGATGAGTTAG
- a CDS encoding DMT family transporter yields the protein MPPEDTVQIDNAVVSDSSAYLLSAGTIFLWTLGVIIAKAVRDDIPLIGLSFMRWSVAVLFMLPFVWKELGRNIDVIRNNARLLTFQGVLLVSSSTMLFYSVNYTTAINATLVNAAQPMATGIIAWLILRESLNRLQIIGVALAAVGVVLMITKASWSVLITLDFNAGDLILVLAVIGYGWYSTNLRKLPHTLSKLAQLTIMLTMGCLLMSPVFIAESILVGPFPLNMESVTAVVSIALLVSIVAMSMWTKANLLIGPSRAAVFVCLMPLYGAIMATLFLGESLQVYHVLGAGFVCCGIFLVVHRSRRARDD from the coding sequence ATGCCTCCAGAAGATACAGTTCAGATTGATAATGCCGTCGTCTCAGATAGCAGTGCGTATTTACTCTCCGCAGGCACCATTTTTCTTTGGACTCTGGGTGTCATCATTGCAAAGGCCGTCCGCGATGATATTCCGCTTATAGGTCTGTCGTTCATGCGCTGGTCGGTCGCTGTACTGTTTATGTTGCCGTTTGTCTGGAAGGAGCTGGGACGCAATATAGACGTAATCAGGAACAATGCCCGCCTGCTAACTTTCCAGGGCGTATTGTTGGTGAGCAGTTCGACGATGCTGTTCTACTCAGTAAATTACACGACCGCGATTAATGCCACACTTGTCAACGCAGCCCAACCGATGGCGACCGGTATAATTGCCTGGTTGATTCTGCGCGAGAGTCTTAACCGCCTACAAATAATTGGCGTAGCACTGGCAGCAGTCGGTGTGGTGTTGATGATTACCAAGGCCAGTTGGTCGGTGTTGATCACTTTGGATTTCAATGCGGGTGATCTGATTCTGGTGTTGGCTGTTATCGGTTATGGCTGGTACTCTACCAATCTTCGCAAACTGCCCCACACGCTCAGCAAGCTTGCCCAACTGACGATTATGCTGACGATGGGCTGTCTGCTGATGTCGCCGGTCTTTATTGCCGAGTCGATTTTGGTGGGGCCGTTTCCTCTAAATATGGAAAGTGTGACGGCGGTTGTAAGTATCGCATTGCTAGTGTCGATTGTGGCGATGTCGATGTGGACAAAAGCCAATTTGCTGATCGGTCCCAGCAGGGCGGCGGTATTTGTCTGCTTGATGCCGTTGTACGGTGCGATCATGGCGACCCTGTTTCTGGGTGAAAGCCTTCAGGTTTACCATGTTCTTGGTGCCGGCTTTGTCTGTTGTGGTATATTCCTGGTAGTGCATAGATCGCGCCGGGCGCGCGATGATTAA
- a CDS encoding aminotransferase class V-fold PLP-dependent enzyme — MKRSTMAGNAHKLIYLDHAATSWPKPAGVERAMLGALTQPLGNPGRSGHRLSIAAAEVVEGARSALACLLSLPDPSRIAFTKNATEALNLGIFGLLEPGDHVITSNLEHNATMRPLRHLEQRGVALSLIGFRADGQFDLEALAGAIRPNTRLITTLHGSNVTGSVLPVEEICVEARRRNIPYLIDASQTAGSQPLVPQAWGADLVAITGHKGLLGPSGIGALYVREGLDLNPLIRGGTGSASEREQQPRFMPDCFESGTQNILGAAGLKAALDHISAIGIDAIARHESTLRQRTQCGLQSIPGVTVYEPRQDGPRCSTLSFNIDTLSCSDVGLLLDQKFGVMSRVGLHCAPAAHQAIGTYPAGTVRFGIGYSNTVAEIDSAVDAVRQIARWASHHRRGSAP; from the coding sequence ATGAAGCGCAGCACTATGGCCGGTAACGCTCACAAACTGATCTACCTCGACCACGCTGCAACCTCCTGGCCAAAGCCGGCAGGGGTTGAACGGGCCATGCTGGGCGCCCTGACGCAGCCGCTGGGCAATCCAGGTCGTTCCGGGCACCGCCTGTCAATCGCCGCAGCAGAAGTTGTCGAGGGTGCGCGCAGCGCTCTGGCATGCTTGCTGTCGTTACCCGATCCGTCTCGCATCGCCTTTACCAAGAACGCCACTGAGGCACTCAATCTCGGCATATTCGGGCTGCTCGAACCCGGCGACCATGTGATTACCAGCAACCTGGAGCACAACGCCACCATGCGCCCCTTACGTCATCTTGAACAGCGAGGAGTAGCGTTGTCGCTGATTGGCTTTAGGGCTGATGGTCAATTCGACCTTGAAGCACTGGCCGGCGCGATCCGCCCAAATACACGCCTGATCACCACACTGCACGGCTCCAATGTGACCGGCAGCGTACTACCGGTAGAGGAAATTTGCGTCGAAGCCCGTCGCCGGAACATTCCCTACCTCATCGATGCCTCCCAAACCGCTGGCTCGCAGCCACTTGTACCACAGGCATGGGGCGCAGATCTGGTCGCCATTACCGGTCACAAGGGATTACTTGGCCCGTCTGGCATCGGTGCGCTCTACGTTCGTGAAGGTCTCGATCTCAACCCGTTGATTCGCGGCGGCACCGGCAGCGCATCGGAGCGAGAGCAACAGCCACGCTTTATGCCAGATTGCTTTGAGTCCGGAACCCAGAATATCCTCGGGGCCGCCGGCCTGAAAGCAGCACTGGACCATATTTCTGCCATCGGTATTGACGCGATTGCCCGCCATGAATCAACGTTACGACAGCGAACACAGTGTGGACTGCAAAGTATTCCCGGTGTAACCGTGTACGAGCCTCGCCAGGATGGGCCCAGGTGCAGCACGCTGTCATTCAATATCGATACGCTGTCCTGCTCAGACGTCGGCCTGTTGCTGGACCAAAAATTTGGTGTAATGAGCAGAGTGGGACTGCATTGCGCACCTGCCGCACATCAGGCGATCGGCACATACCCCGCCGGCACAGTGCGATTCGGCATTGGCTACAGCAATACCGTGGCAGAGATCGATAGCGCCGTGGATGCCGTACGGCAAATCGCGCGATGGGCCAGCCACCATCGCCGTGGAAGTGCGCCATGA
- a CDS encoding YncE family protein: protein MTTLPSIYRLGHVLLWWLVFAMPAGAVDLSNPQRFLFAADKSEPIIDVVDLTEGKVVYRIETDYVADDIVVPPHASLLYYSNVDSRLLVAYDLAKKEVVATLELNMVPRHVVLDSTGSFIGVTDSQSGGFTLISTYNNQIGFELPSLPATGDVLFDPNEIDIYFSDSAAGAIGIIDINNQQVYQIPIEEGKTLSLSSPSRSLDGRYIYVADRATGDVYGINGYSKVIYKTFNIGSSPARPYTTPEGSFLYLLDTANGRFVSYEQHRFTRYDEQNFGSDTDLVSVGRFDRYNLFASSVNGTYFLYDNLTKTQVESGKFNANPMQVFSAADGKTAYVAFGNSSQIASYELESRQLSYIPVTRNGVGAFTLGLSNTVCH from the coding sequence ATGACCACTCTCCCCTCTATCTACCGATTAGGTCACGTACTGCTGTGGTGGTTGGTTTTCGCCATGCCTGCTGGTGCCGTTGACCTGAGCAACCCGCAACGGTTTTTGTTTGCAGCCGACAAATCCGAGCCGATAATCGACGTAGTGGACCTGACCGAAGGAAAAGTGGTCTACCGCATTGAAACAGATTACGTGGCCGACGACATCGTGGTACCGCCCCACGCATCATTGCTCTACTACAGCAATGTCGATAGCAGACTACTGGTAGCCTACGATCTGGCGAAAAAGGAGGTGGTCGCAACCTTGGAACTGAATATGGTGCCACGCCATGTGGTGCTGGATAGCACTGGCTCCTTTATCGGCGTGACGGATAGCCAGAGCGGCGGCTTTACCCTGATATCTACCTACAACAATCAGATCGGCTTTGAACTGCCATCATTACCCGCCACCGGCGATGTATTGTTTGACCCCAATGAAATCGACATATATTTCAGTGACAGTGCCGCTGGTGCCATAGGCATTATCGACATCAACAATCAGCAGGTGTATCAAATACCTATTGAAGAGGGCAAAACCCTTTCGCTGTCGTCGCCCAGTCGCAGCCTCGACGGCCGCTATATCTATGTCGCTGACCGCGCCACCGGCGATGTTTACGGTATCAACGGTTACTCCAAGGTTATCTACAAGACCTTCAACATCGGTTCCTCTCCGGCACGCCCCTACACAACGCCCGAGGGATCGTTTCTGTACCTGCTCGACACCGCCAATGGCCGCTTCGTCTCCTACGAACAGCACCGTTTCACTCGGTATGACGAACAGAACTTTGGCTCCGACACCGATCTGGTGTCAGTTGGACGATTCGACCGCTACAACCTGTTTGCAAGTTCCGTCAATGGCACCTACTTCCTGTACGACAATCTCACCAAAACTCAGGTCGAATCCGGCAAATTTAACGCCAATCCGATGCAGGTATTTTCTGCTGCCGATGGAAAAACTGCCTATGTAGCGTTTGGCAACTCATCACAAATTGCTAGCTATGAGCTTGAATCCAGACAGTTAAGCTACATTCCCGTCACCCGCAATGGCGTGGGCGCCTTCACTTTGGGGCTATCCAATACCGTCTGCCATTGA
- a CDS encoding cytochrome c biogenesis CcdA family protein: MQAVYRYNFPKVLFAAALALLISLSWLLFPYLVQGTQLLRSVGDDSRMMQGNAVSQFFTRTLINAPELELQATFASEEFFQFVDNTRVIGNVRPDRNYVFFVSENIHQGQLSIDLPEAALIVGQKRYTPNRISGPKYADHHRVTLFSFPKRDGDGDQIDLHTTDSMHLEVSNYYFDDTEKMTFLGTWLAPFELPEDLRSKTNITLVGVIALGIGLLSSVLTPCLLQLVVMFGTVIGSFSTVPNAGTDAGITGINHLTPLVRRKVMQIAMAFVISFVLLYALSGALIGAAGHQAQLMFSEFSRDISLVSGIIVIVLGLWLGLRSTRPIACRINTLGDVQGLSRADTVATVATSVGYALGCTACFGGAIVATLIVYVGAIGSPSIGAAIMFIFSLGVALPFLLSAFFLSKMDTVLEFLIAKSRAVSLVGMVLVVSLGLILATDNFHVLSDAIYPYLGLR, from the coding sequence ATGCAAGCAGTCTACCGGTACAACTTCCCCAAAGTGCTCTTTGCTGCTGCACTGGCGTTACTGATTTCGCTATCATGGCTGCTATTTCCGTATCTGGTACAGGGCACGCAGTTGCTGCGTAGCGTGGGCGACGATAGTCGCATGATGCAAGGCAATGCAGTGTCACAGTTTTTTACCCGCACTCTGATCAACGCACCGGAGCTGGAGCTACAGGCGACCTTCGCGTCAGAAGAGTTCTTTCAGTTTGTCGATAACACCCGTGTCATTGGTAATGTCCGCCCAGACCGGAATTACGTGTTTTTTGTCAGCGAAAATATTCACCAGGGCCAGTTGTCTATCGATCTGCCGGAAGCAGCATTGATCGTCGGTCAAAAACGCTATACCCCCAACCGCATATCGGGCCCGAAATATGCTGACCACCACCGAGTTACGCTGTTCAGCTTTCCTAAGCGAGACGGAGACGGTGACCAGATTGACCTGCATACCACCGACAGCATGCACCTGGAAGTCTCCAACTACTATTTCGACGATACAGAGAAAATGACGTTTCTGGGCACTTGGCTGGCGCCGTTTGAACTGCCCGAGGATCTGAGATCAAAGACCAATATTACATTAGTTGGCGTTATTGCTCTCGGCATCGGGCTTTTGTCATCGGTACTTACTCCCTGCCTGCTACAACTGGTGGTGATGTTCGGCACTGTCATCGGCAGTTTTTCCACCGTTCCCAATGCCGGTACCGACGCCGGGATCACCGGCATAAATCACCTGACACCACTTGTGCGGCGAAAGGTTATGCAGATCGCCATGGCGTTCGTGATCAGCTTCGTGCTGCTGTACGCCCTGTCGGGAGCCTTAATCGGCGCCGCAGGTCATCAGGCGCAACTCATGTTTTCTGAGTTCAGCCGCGATATTTCGCTGGTATCGGGCATAATCGTCATTGTGCTCGGGCTGTGGCTGGGACTACGGAGCACTCGCCCGATTGCCTGTCGTATTAACACCCTTGGCGATGTGCAAGGTTTGTCGCGCGCCGACACTGTGGCGACAGTTGCGACTTCGGTGGGCTACGCTCTTGGCTGCACCGCATGTTTTGGTGGCGCCATCGTAGCAACACTGATTGTCTATGTGGGCGCCATTGGCAGCCCTTCGATCGGCGCGGCAATCATGTTTATTTTCTCTCTTGGCGTTGCCCTACCCTTTCTTTTGTCGGCGTTTTTTCTGTCAAAAATGGACACCGTACTGGAATTTCTCATCGCCAAGAGCCGCGCCGTCAGTCTGGTCGGCATGGTGCTGGTGGTGTCGCTGGGATTAATTCTGGCCACGGACAATTTCCACGTTCTCAGCGACGCCATCTATCCCTATCTTGGATTAAGGTAA
- a CDS encoding SCO family protein has translation MHDNSTSRSFRPALKLHLFTLLAVFLATSTVAAQQHDHNQHGDHGETGPAATTDSLSQIKFSFSLQGDNNLTVSASDFRGRYTLVAFGFTHCAHICPVMAASMAKVLHAVDTDQHKEPVRSQRLGPEKISAVFISVDSERDTPAGTAQYATAFHPAMIGLSGSYPKIAEAAKNFKASFAVTKTQRNYTVQHTSHIYLMSPQGQAIALFPMNITPSQVWREIDDHHEANHKTPKGEAS, from the coding sequence ATGCACGACAATTCTACATCGCGATCGTTCCGCCCTGCCCTCAAGCTGCATTTGTTTACGCTACTCGCCGTATTTCTGGCGACGTCCACCGTGGCTGCCCAGCAACACGATCACAACCAACACGGTGATCACGGTGAGACCGGTCCCGCCGCCACTACGGACAGCCTCAGTCAGATCAAATTTTCCTTTTCACTACAAGGCGACAACAACCTTACCGTATCGGCAAGCGATTTTCGTGGACGCTATACCCTGGTGGCCTTCGGCTTTACTCACTGCGCCCACATCTGTCCGGTGATGGCGGCCAGTATGGCAAAAGTGCTACATGCGGTAGATACAGATCAGCATAAAGAACCTGTCAGGTCACAGAGACTCGGTCCTGAGAAAATCAGCGCTGTGTTTATCAGTGTTGACAGCGAGCGCGACACACCGGCGGGAACGGCACAATACGCTACAGCTTTTCATCCCGCGATGATTGGCTTGAGTGGCAGCTATCCAAAGATTGCCGAAGCAGCCAAAAATTTCAAGGCCAGCTTTGCGGTGACAAAAACCCAGCGCAACTACACTGTACAACACACCTCACATATTTATCTAATGTCGCCTCAAGGACAGGCCATTGCCCTGTTTCCAATGAATATTACCCCAAGCCAGGTGTGGCGGGAAATTGACGATCACCACGAGGCGAACCACAAAACCCCTAAGGGGGAAGCCAGTTAA
- a CDS encoding YncE family protein, which produces MSGRLNVPATLIKWDALSLQPVKMFTIGGRLHHLQIFQDKYMLVDTFSRDDDGLDVFLLDPQTDKVIGGVRDEDLGGQSYTAFTDDEFIYILMQPHGYGPMSLSGYVAANLVNYGKATALRPFWVTKIDPDTWEVVQEYPYPGYRGDWICFDTDKKNMFIPSAATSNVSKVNLSTGEIVWTNPTGIGPYGCNVSADGSQLWVADKGEANGFFGRTVTVLKTDTGQGVDTIPSGYMIDHVLLSPNGKEFWATSNAEGKLYVFDAAKRDLIKKIEIPGGGDAHGLPWVYYDQSGKSMVARDQGGFRNGINPRLGKGLDY; this is translated from the coding sequence GTGTCCGGACGTCTGAATGTCCCAGCCACATTGATAAAATGGGATGCATTGAGCCTGCAACCAGTGAAGATGTTTACTATTGGTGGCCGACTTCATCATCTGCAGATCTTTCAGGACAAATACATGCTGGTAGATACCTTCTCTCGCGATGACGATGGTCTGGACGTATTCTTGCTCGATCCACAAACCGACAAAGTTATCGGCGGAGTGCGTGACGAAGACCTTGGGGGACAGTCGTACACTGCATTTACCGATGACGAATTCATTTACATCCTGATGCAGCCCCACGGTTATGGTCCGATGTCACTGTCCGGATACGTGGCAGCGAATCTGGTCAACTATGGCAAGGCTACGGCTTTGCGTCCATTCTGGGTGACGAAGATTGATCCCGATACCTGGGAAGTGGTGCAAGAGTACCCTTATCCGGGCTACCGCGGTGATTGGATCTGTTTCGATACGGACAAGAAAAACATGTTTATTCCATCAGCGGCAACGTCCAACGTCTCCAAGGTCAACCTGTCGACAGGCGAGATTGTGTGGACCAATCCTACAGGTATCGGTCCCTACGGGTGCAATGTAAGCGCCGATGGCTCCCAACTTTGGGTTGCCGACAAGGGCGAGGCAAACGGCTTTTTTGGTCGCACGGTCACGGTGTTGAAGACCGATACCGGACAGGGTGTCGATACAATTCCGTCCGGCTACATGATTGACCATGTGCTACTGTCGCCCAATGGTAAGGAGTTCTGGGCCACCTCCAACGCTGAGGGTAAGCTGTATGTGTTTGACGCTGCGAAGCGTGATCTTATCAAGAAGATCGAAATCCCCGGCGGCGGTGACGCCCACGGCTTGCCCTGGGTTTACTACGACCAAAGCGGTAAGTCCATGGTGGCCCGCGATCAGGGGGGATTCCGCAACGGTATCAACCCGCGTCTTGGCAAAGGTTTGGACTACTGA
- a CDS encoding GerMN domain-containing protein has product MSKHTLIAIATLLVLGILLRVAAAQPDIKSWIDNRLLTFQRMTVTVYYPDGHGRLIPLSSTLPGNVDGPREIFHKLQNPPIHPARTLQSPLPAGTVMISDLRDDGTLTVNLSLPTGSDSKALSSDSLFALKASMLSLPQIKRVKFELHTPPIAVAAEEDDRQVVYLYNFAHQQIETVMVPTSGPSTTLQAFLDLGAQSDSQGFPSDVTVSNYRYTPLDRALNVDFSYTPSLRQLALDNPNSIRGLLVGLIATLTQFNQIQQVTLTFGQHTKLGAGQCATLIGTPQPQPLILNEAQHYGR; this is encoded by the coding sequence ATGTCAAAACATACCTTGATTGCCATCGCAACGCTGCTGGTACTTGGCATATTGCTGAGGGTTGCTGCCGCGCAGCCCGACATCAAGAGCTGGATAGACAACCGTCTGCTGACATTCCAGCGTATGACCGTTACGGTGTATTACCCGGACGGACATGGCCGTTTGATTCCCCTGTCCAGCACACTTCCCGGCAATGTAGACGGCCCACGGGAAATCTTCCACAAACTCCAAAACCCACCGATCCATCCTGCTCGCACCCTGCAATCGCCCTTGCCTGCCGGGACGGTCATGATCAGCGACCTTCGCGACGATGGCACACTTACCGTCAACCTGTCACTACCTACTGGGTCAGACAGCAAGGCGCTCAGCAGTGACTCACTGTTCGCGCTAAAAGCATCCATGCTCTCACTGCCCCAGATCAAGCGGGTGAAATTTGAGCTTCATACACCGCCAATAGCAGTAGCAGCCGAGGAGGACGACCGGCAGGTGGTGTACCTCTACAACTTTGCCCATCAACAGATTGAGACCGTAATGGTGCCGACGTCAGGCCCTTCGACAACGCTTCAGGCTTTTCTCGACCTGGGGGCACAGTCCGATAGTCAGGGTTTCCCTTCAGATGTAACAGTTTCCAATTACCGCTACACCCCACTTGACCGCGCCTTGAACGTCGATTTTTCCTACACCCCGAGCCTGCGCCAACTCGCGCTGGATAACCCCAACAGCATCCGTGGGCTATTGGTCGGACTGATCGCGACTTTGACCCAGTTCAACCAAATTCAGCAGGTCACACTGACCTTTGGGCAACACACCAAACTGGGAGCCGGACAGTGCGCAACGCTGATTGGTACACCACAGCCCCAGCCGCTGATACTGAATGAAGCGCAGCACTATGGCCGGTAA
- a CDS encoding MFS transporter, translating into MTAIVESNEAPFITEAINDGNGRITQYLVITIALILNMLDGFDVTSMAFTVHSIGEDLSIAPDKLGIVFSTALAGMVIGAMFIAPISDRIGRRSMVLGSILAIGLSMLATAFVESLWQLIILRLITGLGVGGMLASLATISAEYTPERYRSFAVVTVTAGYPLGATLGGFVAAPLMAEYGWQSVFVAGGIATLAMTVAVYLLIPESLQFIVVRRPPNALRKVNRILQRLNSPALAALPEIDSGESPPNANVFSLLTNEWRSKTIILWLTFFFCFITLYFLLSWIPKLVVNAGMSVSDGVYASMVLNGGAVIGILSLGWLAEHFGLSRIIAVFLFASGVIMSVFAITNGIDYLLIYLFAIGYLLQGGFVGLYAAAAKLYPAEIRTTGVGWGIGLGRLGAVAGPYFGGVLIAQGVSLESNFIIFSIPMVISGIIAMRLTVK; encoded by the coding sequence ATGACGGCAATAGTAGAGAGCAACGAAGCGCCCTTCATAACAGAGGCGATTAACGACGGCAATGGTCGCATTACTCAATACCTGGTTATCACCATCGCCTTGATCCTCAATATGCTGGATGGATTCGACGTTACGTCGATGGCATTTACCGTCCACAGTATCGGCGAGGACCTGAGCATCGCCCCCGACAAGCTCGGAATTGTATTCAGTACCGCCCTGGCGGGAATGGTGATCGGCGCGATGTTTATCGCGCCGATATCCGACCGCATTGGTCGTCGTAGCATGGTGCTGGGCAGTATATTGGCCATCGGTCTTAGCATGTTGGCAACCGCTTTTGTTGAATCGCTGTGGCAATTGATTATATTGCGGCTAATCACCGGCCTTGGCGTCGGCGGAATGTTGGCAAGCTTGGCGACTATTTCCGCCGAATACACCCCCGAGAGATATCGTAGTTTTGCGGTGGTAACGGTAACAGCAGGTTATCCATTGGGTGCAACGCTGGGCGGATTTGTCGCTGCGCCGCTAATGGCTGAATATGGCTGGCAGTCCGTGTTTGTTGCTGGTGGTATTGCGACGCTGGCGATGACGGTCGCTGTCTATCTGCTGATACCGGAATCGCTACAGTTTATAGTGGTGCGACGGCCCCCCAATGCACTGCGCAAAGTAAATAGGATTTTACAGCGCCTCAATAGCCCAGCACTTGCGGCGCTGCCCGAGATAGACAGCGGTGAAAGTCCGCCCAACGCCAACGTCTTTAGTTTGCTGACTAATGAATGGCGCAGTAAAACTATTATTTTGTGGCTCACCTTTTTCTTCTGCTTCATAACCCTCTATTTTCTACTGAGTTGGATTCCCAAACTAGTGGTCAACGCGGGGATGTCGGTTTCTGATGGCGTCTACGCATCGATGGTACTTAATGGTGGTGCCGTCATTGGCATTCTGTCGTTGGGTTGGTTGGCAGAACACTTCGGCCTGTCGCGGATTATTGCGGTATTTCTGTTTGCCTCAGGTGTAATAATGTCAGTTTTTGCCATCACAAACGGTATCGATTATCTACTAATCTATTTGTTTGCAATTGGCTATTTACTGCAGGGAGGATTCGTCGGGTTGTATGCCGCCGCGGCAAAACTGTACCCGGCTGAAATTCGCACTACCGGTGTGGGGTGGGGTATCGGTTTGGGCCGTCTTGGTGCTGTAGCGGGACCCTACTTCGGCGGCGTGCTGATTGCTCAGGGCGTTTCTCTCGAATCAAATTTTATCATCTTTTCAATTCCCATGGTGATCAGCGGAATAATTGCCATGAGATTGACGGTTAAGTAA